From a single Labrus bergylta chromosome 14, fLabBer1.1, whole genome shotgun sequence genomic region:
- the sap30l gene encoding histone deacetylase complex subunit SAP30L, whose translation MNGFSTEEDSHDGPPAPPFYGQSCCLIEDGERCGRSAGNASFSKRIQKSISQKKLKLDIDKSVRHLYICDFHKNFIQSVRNKRKRKTSDDGGESPDHDVEVPEVDLFQLQVNTLRRYKRHYKLQTRPGLNKAQLAETVSRHFRNIPVNEKETLTYFIYMVKSSKSRLDQKGDGGKPLD comes from the exons ATGAATGGGTTCAGCACGGAGGAGGACAGCCACGACGGACCTCCTGCTCCTCCGTTCTACGGGCAGAGCTGCTGTCTGATCGAGGACGGGGAGCGCTGCGGCCGCTCGGCTGGAAACGCCTCCTTCAGCAAGAGGATCCAGAAGAGCATCTCCCAGAAGAAGCTCAAGCTGGACATCGACAAGAGT GTGCGACACCTCTACATCTGCGACTTCCATAAGAACTTTATCCAGAGCGTCCGcaacaagaggaagaggaagaccaGCGACGATGGAGGAGAGTCCCCGGATCACGATGTGGAGGTGCCTGAG GTCGACCTTTTccagctgcaggtgaacacaTTGAGACGTTACAAGAGGCATTACAAGCTGCAGACCAGACCAGGACTCAACAAGGCCCAGCTGGCAGAG acGGTGAGTCGTCACTTCAGGAATATTCCAGTGAACGAGAAGGAGACGCTGACCTATTTTATTTACATGGTGAAGAGCAGCAAGAGCCGCTTGGACCAGAAGGGCGATGGCGGAAAACCTCTGGACTAA
- the LOC110003101 gene encoding heart- and neural crest derivatives-expressed protein 1, with product MNLIGGYQHHHHLMHEPFPFVQRCHQDAPYFQSWVVNHGEVPPDFQIQAPYQAAELGPPGATHDARLEGAQAGMGKRRTSGPKKERRRTESINTAFAELRECIPNVPADTKLSKIKTLRLATSYIAYLMDVLAKDSGETEGFKAEIKKFENRDLKRKREPADGLQETLGAEKKVKGRTGWPQQVWALELNQ from the exons ATGAACCTGATCGGGGGCTACCAGCATCACCACCACCTGATGCACGAGCCCTTCCCGTTCGTCCAGCGGTGTCACCAGGATGCACCCTACTTCCAGAGCTGGGTGGTGAACCACGGAGAGGTGCCGCCGGACTTCCAGATCCAGGCGCCCTACCAGGCGGCGGAGCTCGGACCGCCTGGAGCGACGCACGACGCCCGACTGGAGGGCGCGCAGGCCGGGATGGGGAAGAGGAGAACGTCGGGGCCGAAGAAGGAGCGCCGGAGGACGGAGAGCATCAACACAGCGTTCGCCGAGCTGCGGGAGTGCATCCCCAACGTCCCCGCGGACACCAAACTGTCGAAAATTAAAACTTTACGCCTGGCGACCAGTTACATCGCCTACCTGATGGACGTGCTGGCCAAAGACTCCGGGGAGACGGAGGGCTTCAAGGCCGAGATTAAGAAATTTGAAAACAGGGATCTGAAACGGAAACGGGAGCCG GCTGACGGGCTGCAGGAGACGTTAGGAGCCGAGAAGAAAGTGAAGGGCCGGACCGGGTGGCCGCAGCAGGTCTGGGCTCTGGAGCTCAAccagtga